A window of Gossypium raimondii isolate GPD5lz chromosome 7, ASM2569854v1, whole genome shotgun sequence genomic DNA:
GTaatttgatgatataattgtggtaccaatgagggtacattggtgagggtacattggttaagctcctaggatgattgttttaacgtgatttgaatgtgttttattgtgttttgaattggttaaacgaatgatttttgaattgtttagtATCCAAGCCTACagggaatggtaaacttgttgtttaaggtaAATTTTGAGTCCACACGGCCAAACACACGGGTGCGTGATTGGGCCATAcggctagcacacgggcgtacgaggccatttcgaaagggtacacggcctggcacacaggcgtgtggattggccatgtgacccaagtcagagagttacacgagcacggacacgggctgggacacggtcgtatGTCCcaatttcgaatgtccacacgacctaagacatgGGAGTGTCTCTTGGCAGTGTGAGTCACACGACAGTGTGAACCttgcagctttgaaaatttttagtatttttcgaaaaaaatttgagttattgaattagtcccaacttgtttctaacatgtattttgggcctcgagggctcaaataAGGGACAGTGTGTAtgagtttaattaatttctgacttgaatattatatgatacgaaatgtttgaaatttatgtatGTTTGATCGGTAATACTCCAAAACCCTATTCCGGCaacagatatgggttaggggtgttacacattccAACACATTAGACATTATAAAACACAACTAAATCATGCAAATTCAAGTATGATTAACTTCTAAATCATAATATGACTACCTTGataattgaaaacaacttttaaacATCTTAAATAACACCAAACCTTtcaacaaaattcaattcaaaagcCACAAAGTCTCCTATGATATGACAAGCCTTGCAAAAATACCAAGTGATAAAAATGTTTAAAGCAAACAATAAACAAAGATTCAAGGCTAAgaattgagtaaaatttaatCCTAGTTACATATCATTAAGTCTAGAAAGCAAAAAATCATTACATCAATAAGGAGATCATGCTGAGACTCAAATATTATCCACTAAATTACACTTCACTCTTATAAATTATGCACAAAATATAAATCTTCACATTAAGCTTTCCTTAAAGTTCAATGGTTTTTTACTATGATCCAATGATACTTTATACATTCATAAGTCAAGAGCATACCgataaacaacattatcaactaaatttaaaacaattacaTAAATCAACGACATGTTATAACATGACATCTTGTTATGCATCCGCAATTGAAACAATATACTAACAAATGTACATATCACAAGGCATAGCAAAGTATCTTCCATTCACTTAGTTTACACAATCCTCATCCTCAATTAACATTAACATATTCCAATCGCAATAACAAGATCAATTTAGATTTGTCGATTAAGTCTTCCCCTATCAATTGAACATGAAAATATAGTATGGATACACAGATAAATACCCTAACTCTCCAAAGTAATCAGAAGGCTGAagcaagaaaatgaagaaaaatgttGGAAGTAATGAAGAAGGCAGTGAGTCACGGGACTAGAACTTTAGTATGGCAAATCTCGCGGTCTTAAGTGattttttgggttcaaatcctGCCTAAGTCGGCCTACTCTCGaaaagtattttattactttGAAGGTTTAcaattaagaagaaattttttatttatagttgagctcccccagaTCCAACGGTATAGATTGGATTAAATAGACGGACAAGATTTTGTCTATCTACAATATAAGAGTCCTAAGAGATTTAAACTCTATGCATCCTTATTCTAATTTTACTAGTGTTTAATTGGGCCACCAAAGTTTCAAATAGATGAGTTTCTCCGTATATTCCACGAGTCAAGTCAGTTCAAACAAATCAAATGAGTCTCATTTAATAAGTTGAATTCCTTGGAACTTTCTATGTACAATGATTATGAGTTTTGATATGTAGCCCGTGACACTAGAAGATAAAAATAGTTGACAGAAAGCAAGCCACGAGGGGAGCAAATAACCCGTATTAAGGAATCTCAAGCAAGATTGTGTTCTTAACGACCCATTCAGATAAAAGATTTGAAACAAAAAGCATTTAACgttatttgaaacaaaaattaaaatttaaacagaatactataatataatataaaattaaattaattaaaaatattctctatcaaataataaacaattattaTCTACTTATTccacatttttataaaaattatttttattttgaattaacaAGTATAACAACTTAAATCACTAATTTTCAACCCTCTATCAAATAGgtccttatattttaaaataaactctaaaGAATTTACAACTGATCCTTTGTAAAATCATGATATAAATACTAAGGAAAGGTCTACTTAAAGTCTAGAATGAATAAACAATTATTCAACGATTTGAAAAGTAAACATCAAAAGCATAAGACCAAAGAGTTCCTCTTCCAAATATGgtcaaaaacaacaaaaatgagatcaaattttatatttctatatatggatttcatttccttttagcATCAAATAAAGGGTCTCTCACTTTGAACCCTTTGATAAGATTACCAATTGTCAATCAAAGGCACCTCAGACAAACAGAATCGGTTAATGaataagatttaaaaagaaaaaccaaaccTTTTTAACAGTTTGCTACAAAATCTGGGGACCATTTTTTTGAGGCGGCTGATTGATTTATTTGGTTCCCCAAAgtttcaaactttttatttgATCTCACTCTTTTAAGGAAAACCCAATTTAAGAATTGTCGTTTTGGTTCCAAGTATGTTGTTTTTCTCTTTAGATTATGTTATTTCTCTTCCAAAGGAATCaactttttttgtgtgtgttttaaattcaatgtttgagattttttttcttggttttggGATTTCTCTTAgcttgggttttttttttttttatgttaatgtaaaattttgggTGCATTTTCAGGTTTAGGAAGAACATAAATTCTCTTCTTGATTCATGTATGGTGTTTTGAGTTTTCAAATgccctttttttttgtgttattttagCTTATTGACATTGTTGATcaagaaaaattgaagcttgttttggttgattttaTTGGTTCATCAAAAAAAGGAAATTCTTTTTACAATAAGATTTCATGCATGTTGTTTTACACTTCTCAAACCTCAATTTACCACTAACATGTTTTTTCcccttaaaacttttttttttcagttctgGTTTGTCAAATTATTGTAGTTTGAATTTAAACCCTAGATGAAGGCATTTGGTGCATTCATCTATTGTTggatatcaatttaatcttggTAAAAGTAGACTAAGATCCTTTCCATAATGAGAGTTCCTTTGAAAAGGTATTGCTTTTTCTTAAGTTATTATCTTATTCATATTCATATTGttcccacttttttttttctcgatATACTTTTATCATACACATTTTCGGATATAGATATACAACTATATGAATATGAACTTTCATGTATATTCTAAATACATTTAATAATCGTCTCCAAATATTTACATTAGACTTGTACTAGAAACTAGAAAGGcagtaaaagtatcataaaaACTTCATACTAGAAGcttgattttattttgcctCTTCTActtaaaaatgggtaaattagttcTTTTAGGTTAGAAAAACTGACGCAGCTGATGGAATAACCAAACAGTTACAAGTGGCATGTCACAAAggaattttaaacaaaaagatTAGTTTGGTCTTTGATTaaatgtaaattatattatttgccCATGTTTTGAGCAGCGAGAGTAAAATATAATCTGACTCTTAGTATAAAGACTTCCAGAAATATTTTTACCTTAAATGTATTGGCACTTTTACTAGTTGAAAAGATTTGAATTGACACCTAAAAAGGTACTAATTTGAATTGCATTGCACCTCTGTTGTGTTGCAGTGGTAATGTTAGGATACCAAATGAGACAATGAGGTTGATTATAACAACATTTGGTGGAGTTATTTTTGGCTTCTTTTTAGGAATAATATCTCCAAAGCTTTCTTCAACTAAGGTTACACTCACTTACTGTTTCATTACATTTACAGTAGTTGTTTTTTAAGTCCCTTGAATGACAAGTTTATTTCATTACATATGTATCTTGGTTAGATCAATCTTACATACATTGAGAGCAAATATCCTGGTCTTTCGACTCAAGCACTATTCGATGCTTTGAACCCTCTCAAGGCTAATAAGGTCGGGTCTAACAAAGCCAAAGGAGCAAAGGTAAATCccccttttattattatgattactGCAATGAATGATGTGAATTTGTTTTACTCGTTGTCCTCTAtagttaatgtaaaaataataactgGTAGTTCCTTAATTATGGCAGATATGGACTCCAACAAATCCAAAGGGTGCTGAAACACTCCCCCCTGGTATACTTTCGTCTAGGTCTGATATATATCCTCGACGATTATGGGGTCATCCGGATGAGGTATGCATCTTTAtactatattttgtatttatgctAATCTGGTATGTGTCAGCTATGTTTGAGGCAAATGATGTTTTATCTTTATCTGTATGTATTCGAAATTTGTTTCTCTGATATAATCCGGGGTTGCATTTGCAGGACTTAACCATCAAACCAAAGTATCTTGTAGCGTTCACCGTTGGTTATAATCAGAAACACAACATAGATGCAGCTGTGAAAAAGGCcggttctctctctctctctctctctctctcacacacacacacacgcgCATGTATATGCAATGTTACTTTGACTTGTCATTTTGCGTCCTATAAGTTCATTTTCATACCTGTATCTAATGCTTACACCCGAGTCCAAGTAGCAtagcatatttatatatatgtgtgtgtatgtatgtgcATATTGTTGGCTATCTCTGGCCTCACATGTAtatactctttttttctttttcctaaaacGTTGACAGTTCTCAAACAACTTCACAATTGTATTGTTCCATTATGATGGAGTGACCAGTGAATGGGATGAATTTGAGTGGTCAAAGAGAGCTATTCACGTGAGTGCTCCAAAGCAGAGTAAATGGTTAGCAAGCAACTAATCCTTTAGCTTTTATAAGTAGTATATATAAGCCTTGTTTATGTTGCATTTCAAACTCCATTGAAATGTTTATAAGGTGGTTTGCGAAGCGCTTTTTGCACCCCGACATTGTTGCACCGTATGATTACATCTTTATATGGGATGAAGATCTCGGTGTGGAGCACTTTAATGCAGAGGAGTAAGTCCATAACTTCCTTGTCTTTCTTTGGATTCAAAAACTATGTTGCTTCGACTCTTCAATCTCTCGTATCCCGCATATTTGGGTATTGAGTATAGGGATataattttccaaatgaaaaaaaCGAAACTTACCCTCTTAGTCCAAGTAACATAGCATGGAGGCCTCTGTACTAGAAATCCGATTGCATTTCGACTctacttaaaaattttcaaagggcATATTGGTTCTTTCCGTAAAAACTAGTGTGGTTAACGAAGTAATCAAACAGTAATACATGGTATGCCATGTGTACATTATGTTGATATATAGAggctagtttttaacagtaaaatggataaaaaattttaacagaataatcaatttgtttttttatttaatatatagagactaatttactcattttttaaatatagggGAATGCAATCCgactccatgatacttttacatatatatatgtgcaagTAATGTGAAAATAAACTGAAACTTCTTTTGGTTCTCAGATACATCAAAATTGTGAGGAAACATGGTTTAGAGATATCCCAACCGGGGTTAGATCCAGATAGTATTGGGTTGACATGGGCAATGACAATGAAGAGAAACGACACTGAAATTCACACGTAAGAGCGTTTGACCGATATTTTTACGTCCCACATAGgttgaaaatggaaattaatgtaggtttttttttcttcaggAGAACTCAAGAGAGAACTGGTTGGTGTACCGATTTGCATTTGCCTCCATGTGCAGCGTATGAAAcattattaatacatatatgCTATTACTTTGAGTATTCGTTTTTCCAAAAGTAGTTGTGACAAACACCCGTATTTAATACATATTCGAACATGAGTTTAGTGGCAAGGATGGTAACAGGGTAGGCAATTTTTTGTTTCTCACGAGttaaatttatactta
This region includes:
- the LOC105769149 gene encoding uncharacterized protein LOC105769149 isoform X2, coding for MRLIITTFGGVIFGFFLGIISPKLSSTKINLTYIESKYPGLSTQALFDALNPLKANKVGSNKAKGAKIWTPTNPKGAETLPPGILSSRSDIYPRRLWGHPDEDLTIKPKYLVAFTVGYNQKHNIDAAVKKFSNNFTIVLFHYDGVTSEWDEFEWSKRAIHVSAPKQSKWWFAKRFLHPDIVAPYDYIFIWDEDLGVEHFNAEEYIKIVRKHGLEISQPGLDPDSIGLTWAMTMKRNDTEIHTRTQERTGWCTDLHLPPCAAFVEIMATVFSRNAWRCVWHMIQNDLVHGWGLDFYLRRCVETPHEKIGVVDVQWIVHQGIPSLRNQTFSMGQEDIGLAPWKGVRERCKKEWSMFQNRMTDAEKAYYESMGISTTDITYGMDPSDFRR
- the LOC105769149 gene encoding uncharacterized protein LOC105769149 isoform X1, producing MRVPLKSGNVRIPNETMRLIITTFGGVIFGFFLGIISPKLSSTKINLTYIESKYPGLSTQALFDALNPLKANKVGSNKAKGAKIWTPTNPKGAETLPPGILSSRSDIYPRRLWGHPDEDLTIKPKYLVAFTVGYNQKHNIDAAVKKFSNNFTIVLFHYDGVTSEWDEFEWSKRAIHVSAPKQSKWWFAKRFLHPDIVAPYDYIFIWDEDLGVEHFNAEEYIKIVRKHGLEISQPGLDPDSIGLTWAMTMKRNDTEIHTRTQERTGWCTDLHLPPCAAFVEIMATVFSRNAWRCVWHMIQNDLVHGWGLDFYLRRCVETPHEKIGVVDVQWIVHQGIPSLRNQTFSMGQEDIGLAPWKGVRERCKKEWSMFQNRMTDAEKAYYESMGISTTDITYGMDPSDFRR